AACAATTTCTCAGCCTCTATAAGCTTCCCCTCCTTCGCAAACGCATCGATCAATGAGTTGAAAGTGACTACATTTGGATTGATTTTCCTCTCAAGCATATCACTGAGTAGTCGAGAAGCATCACTCCATCTTCCGTAATTACAAAGGCAACTTATGAGGGAGCTGTAGGTAAAAACATCTGGTCTAATACCTTTGTTATCCATTTCAGTGAACAGATTGAGTGCATCATCCACATGTCTATATTTGCAGAGACTATCTATGACTGTGCTGTAGATCACAACATCAGCCTCTATTTTCCCTTTCTCCATCTTGTTGAGCAGATTTAAAGCCAAATCAGGTTCACCTCTCTTACATAATCCATTAATTACCGCACCATAAGTAACCAGATCTGGTTGACAACCTTTCACAACCATCCGTTCAACTAAAGCCACAGCTTCGGAAGCTTTGTTGTGTTGAAAAAGCCCATGAACCAAAGTTGTAAATGTGACGGTATCAGGTTGATATCCCATTTCCACCATCTGATCAACCAAAGCAACAGCCTCGGATATCCTATTCCCGTGACAGAAACCATTGAGAAGCGAGTTCAGGGTAACAATGCTGGGCCCATAGCCAAGTTTCATCATCTTGCCAAGAATTGCTAAAGCAAATGAGAGTTGAGAGCGGCGGCATAAACAGTTAATCATAATATTGTAAGTATAGAGATTATGTGAAACTCCTAaaatctccatcttctccCCGAAGGAGATGACAAGATCGAACTTCTTCATCTTAGCAATAGCACTCAACAATTTACTGAACTCAACAATGGAAGGAAAGGGGCGAGATTTGACCATTTCACCGAACAGATCAACAGCTTCATCTAACTTCAAATGGAGTAACGCATTTCTACTCAATTTCTCTCTGTAGCCATCATAACTCAAACCAGAGAAATAGATACCTCGAAGGCAAAACGATGGAGAAGCTTTCCTCAGGTGAACAAATCTCTTCGC
This sequence is a window from Arabidopsis thaliana chromosome 1 sequence. Protein-coding genes within it:
- a CDS encoding Pentatricopeptide repeat (PPR) superfamily protein; translation: MSLAKRFVHLRKASPSFCLRGIYFSGLSYDGYREKLSRNALLHLKLDEAVDLFGEMVKSRPFPSIVEFSKLLSAIAKMKKFDLVISFGEKMEILGVSHNLYTYNIMINCLCRRSQLSFALAILGKMMKLGYGPSIVTLNSLLNGFCHGNRISEAVALVDQMVEMGYQPDTVTFTTLVHGLFQHNKASEAVALVERMVVKGCQPDLVTYGAVINGLCKRGEPDLALNLLNKMEKGKIEADVVIYSTVIDSLCKYRHVDDALNLFTEMDNKGIRPDVFTYSSLISCLCNYGRWSDASRLLSDMLERKINPNVVTFNSLIDAFAKEGKLIEAEKLFDEMIQRSIDPNIVTYNSLINGFCMHDRLDEAQQIFTLMVSKDCLPDVVTYNTLINGFCKAKKVVDGMELFRDMSRRGLVGNTVTYTTLIHGFFQASDCDNAQMVFKQMVSDGVHPNIMTYNTLLDGLCKNGKLEKAMVVFEYLQKSKMEPDIYTYNIMSEGMCKAGKVEDGWDLFCSLSLKGVKPDVIAYNTMISGFCKKGLKEEAYTLFIKMKEDGPLPDSGTYNTLIRAHLRDGDKAASAELIKEMRSCRFAGDASTYGLVTDMLHDGRLDKGFLEVLS